The nucleotide window TTTACTGTTCAAAGATTTTATTTCTATGGAAATCTTTTTTGTGGGCAGTTGTAAGATAGTTTTACCGTAACCCGTCATTGATGCAATCATACAGCGTTGTTGGAATGAAGCGCAAAGGTAAGTAAATATTCACTAAGCCCGATTGATGCTAGTATCGGATTCTTTTATCTTTGAAATTCTGAAAAGGTTTTAATTATGTTTTTGAAAGATTTTGAAGTTAGGTGGAATGATCTCGATGCCAACGCTCACCTAGGCAATGTTTCCTATGTTAATTTTATGAGTCATACGCGTATGGCGTGGTTTAAAAAATATGGGTTGACGTTGGATGGCATGATAAAAAATAAATTGGGACCTATTATATTTTTTGAACATATTTATTATTTCAGGGAGATTTTAATGGATAACCCAATTAAGGTGTCTGGGGAACTAAGGGGCTTGAGTGAGGATGGAATGTTGTTTTCGTTCGACCATAATTTTTATCATGCTGAAACAGGTAAAAATTTGGCACATGGAGAGATGATGGGAGGTTGGATAGACCCTGAACTTCGAAAATTAAAACCATTGCCCGAGCCCTTCTTGGAAGAAATTTTGAACGCGGAAAGGTCAAAAGATTTCAAGCAACTTACTTTAAAGGATACTCGAAGATTTGGGGTCCACCCCTCAGATTTGCATACTTAATGTGGTGGTTTACTTACCAAGAAAACACCTAAAAATATTAGCATTGTTGCTAGAACCTTAATAACATCTAAAGTGTCGCTGCCCATGGCAATGGCAAATGCACCGGCAATTACTGGTTGGGTGTAGACAAAAATACTTACCGTAGATGCTCTTAATTTAGTTAGGGCCAAAGGGTTTAGAAGGTAGGTAAGAAAGGTGGTCCCCACAATTACGAATCCAACTGCAAACCAAATATATCCATTGAAGGATCCCCAATTTACATCGGTCAATTCGCTATATCCAAAGGGTACAACCATAAAAGATCCCATTAAAAATAACCATTTTATGAAGGTATAAGGATGGTATCTATTTATTAATTTTTTAATGATAATTAAATAATAACTATAAGAAGCCGCATTTATAAATATTAAGAAGTTTCCGAGAGGAATATTATCCCCAGCTTGGGAAGGTTTGCCATAAATAGAGAGGATTAAAGCCCCGATAAAGCCCAAGACAACACCAGCTACACGAACCTTCGTTAATCGCTCATTTAGCATAAATGCTGATAGTACAAGTACAACTATAGGTACAATGGTCATTATTACAGATCCATGTATAGGAGTAGTATACTGCAGCCCTTTAAAAAAGCAAAGCATGTTAATTGCAACTCCAAAAATCGCGGCCCACAACACTATTTTAAAATCCTTTGGAGCCAACTTTTCGGAGGGCCTTATAAGCTCTAGTATCCAAAAGAGAATGCATGCACCAACGGCTCGCAAAATAATAAAGCCAAAAGGCCCAATATACCCTTGATCGATTACGTCATTAGCGAAGGTATAATTGAGTCCGTAAATGATTTGGACAATAATTGCGGCAATTATGGCCCCAGTTCTACTCATGCAGAGCTTTTTTGGCTTCGGCTACAACCTCCTTTTGGTTACCAATGAAAATCTTGTCATCCAATACCAAAACAGGACGTTTCAAAACTGTGTAATGGTCTAGAAGATAATATTTGTAGTCAGTTTCAGTTAGATTTTTTTCCTTTAGATTCAAGGTCTTGTAGAGTGTAGACCTGCGACTAAATAGTGCTTCATAGCTTCCCGAAAGAGATTTTAATTCTTCAATTTGATTTTCAGTTAATGGTTCTGATTTAATGTTTTGAAGAGAAACACTTTCTGGTGCATTCCACTCTTTTAAAATCCTAATGCAAGTACTACAGCTTTTTAAATAAAAAATCTTTCTCATAATTTCCTTGTGAACTGCAAAGAAAAGGCATTATCTAGGGAAATTGCCTACATTTAAAAAAAATTATAAATGGATTTTATTTTTGATGTTTGCTATAAAAACCGTGCTCTTTTGGAACGGTTTTTAAATGATTTATCAATAACCCAACTCAACCAAATACCTGAGGGATTTAATAACAACATCATTTGGAATGTTGCACACGTTATTGCAACCCAACAAATATTGGTTTATGAGAAATCGCAACTATCAACCACCATACCCAATGAGATAATTCTAAATTTTAAGAAAGGTACCAAGCCAAAAGAATTCATAGATTCAAATAAAATTGAAGAGATTAAATCAATGCTATTTATGCCAATAGATCAAACAATCAATGATTTGAAAAATGGAAAATTCAAATTATATGATTCCTATACAGTATCAACAGGAAGCACTTTAACAAATGTGAAAGATGCACTTCAGTTCAATAATTTTCATGAGGGCATCCATTTAGGTTCTATTCTAGCAATCCGCAAACTAGTGTAATATGGATTATTTTGGTATCATTTCGGTTTTAATAGTGTTGTCAGCCATTTTTGGATATGTTAACGCCAAGTTTTTAAAACTCCCAACGACAATAGGTTTAATGCTGATAACCATCGTTTTTACGTTATTGATTGTCATTTTATCCATATTTGATGATTCGTTATTACTGCGTGAGAAGGAGCTCATTTCGGGTATAGATTTTAAAACAGTTTTATTGGATATTATGTTAAGTTTCTTGCTGTTTGCAGGTGCGCTACATACAAATTTCGATCAACTTCGTGTACAGCGATGGCCTGTACTGGTATTCGCCACGCTCGGAGTTTTGATTTCAACATTCTTAGTTGGGATTTTCACCTATTATCTGCTAATGATTCTTGGTATGGAGGTAGCGTTTATTTACTGCCTGCTGTTCGGGGCTTTAATTTCACCAACAGATCCGATATCTGTATTAGGTATACTTAAGAAAGCCAATGCTCCTAAGAAATTAGAAACAAAAATTGTTGGTGAGTCTCTATTTAATGATGGGGTAGGAGTGGTTGTTTTCCTTACCATTTTTTCAGTTGCAAGTTCTGCCGCTGGATCAGCAGATGGAGGGGTTGAAGTTTCAGATATTGCACTACTTTTTGTGCAGGAAGTTTTTGGGGGCTTGATCCTTGGATTAATATTGGGCTACATTACTTATTTCCTTATGAAGTCTATTGATGATTATGAGGTTGAGGTAATTATAACCATCGCTACCGTTATGGGTGGTACGCTTTTAGCTCATGAACTGCATTTATCAGCCCCTCTCGCAATGGTGGCGGCTGGTCTTATGGTTGGGCACGACACGGTTAGGGAATCTGCTATGTCTGAAATGGTGGAAACCTATGTAGACAAATTTTGGGAGCTTATAGACGTACTGTTAAACACCCTGCTATTTGTTCTTATAGGTATGGAAATGCTAATCCTCACTTTTGATTTCAATTATATATTGGCAGGATTAATTAGTGTCCCGTTAACATTGGCTGCTCGATTTTTGTCCCTATGGATGCCTATTAAATTCTTTGCAAAGCGACTAAATTTTGTACCAAAAACTAACCTTATAATGACCTGGGGAGGATTGCGAGGAGGTATTTCCATAGCCTTGGCATTAAGCCTATCTAATGAAATGCACAGAGATTTGTTTTTAGTAATTACCTATATAATTGTGGTATTTTCAATAATTGGGCAAGGTTTGACAGTTGGGCCAATCGTAAAAAAGTTAACGCAGAATTATGTTGACGAGGATGAACCAAATGGTTTGTCTCATCATTGAACATTCAAATACTCTGATATTTCATTAAAAGGAATTTCAAATTCAGTAATGCCCAAATGGTAGGCTGAGGCTTCATAGGTATTGTAAAGAAATATAACACCTTCATCCGAATACCCGATATTTTCAGGAAGATGAAAATCCTCGCCAAAAAAATAATCTTTCAAATCACTTTTAATGGTTTTTTTCTGGATCGCATCTAAAAAGTACTGTTTTACAATCTTTTCTAAGCCATCATTTGCTATTAACAAATCTTCTTTTTGGTAAACAGATCCGTCTATAGGATTAAAATTCAATATATTAATAACGGTATTGCCGTGGGCACCACCAGTATCGACATAGGAATTTATTCCAATACTTAATACCTCTGGAGATCGATAGGTTTCTTCGGCATCAATAAAAGCCTCCCACCTTTGGTTAGTGTCATTGAAGTCTTTTTTAAATTGATCAAAGCTCATTTTAAACAATTTTGCAGCTTCTTCTACGGAAACATTTTTCAAAGTATCCATCGGATTCATGGAATTAGCAATAACATTTTGCAATTCAGAATTTATGGCATTTGCTCGGTCGGAATCTCCTATGTAAAAAGGATAGTTTACTTCAATGGTGACACTTTCATTTATTTCTACAGATTTCTCTTCAAATTGCAGTGGTTCCTCAGGTTCGCTACAACCAAAACCTAGGGTTAGAAGAAGCAAAAATTTTACAAACTTTTTCATTTAAGGAGGTACTTTGAATTGATATATAAAGGTACGGTTTGTTCTTTTGAAAAGAATGAAATTAAGTACTAGTTTTGTAGAAATTCAATTGCGTTTTACAAAACATTCTTTATGAAATTTAATACCAAAACAATACACGGCGGGCAAGGACATGATAAAGCTTATGGTGCGGTTATGCCTCCAATTTATCAGACCTCCACTTATGCGCAATCAACTCCCGGAGGACATAAAGGTTTTGAATATTCTAGAACGCATAATCCCACGCGCCAAGCTTTGGAGAAATCTTTCGCCAGTATTGAAAATGGAAACTATGGGTTGGCTTTTGCCTCTGGCTTGGCTGCTATTGATGCCGTTTTGAAACTGCTTAACCCAGGTGATGAAGTTATTTCCACAAATGATTTATACGGAGGCAGCTACCGATTGTTTACTAAGGTTTATGAAAAATTTGGAATAAAATTTCATTTCATAGGCATGGAGAATGCAGGAAATATTGAACAGTATATTACTGCTAAGACCAAGTTGATATGGGTTGAAACTCCGACTAACCCAATGATGAATATTATCGATATCAAAGCATGTAGTGATATTGCCAAGAAGCATTCTGTTTTGTTGGCAGTCGATAATACATTTGCTACGCCATACCTTCAACAGCCGTTAGATTTAGGTGCAGATATTGTTATGCATTCAGCAACTAAATATTTAGGTGGGCATAGTGATGTTATAATGGGAGCTTTAGTTGTGAATGATAAAGACTTAGCGGAACGTTTGTCTTTTATACAAAACGCTAGTGGAGCCGTGCCGGGACCGCAAGATAGCTTTTTGGTATTGCGGGGTATTAAAACATTGCATGTTAGGATGCAACGTCATTGCGAGAATGGAGAAGTTATTGCCAATTATTTAAACGGCCATCCAAAAATTGAAAAAGTTTATTGGCCAGGTTTTACCTCCCATCCAAATCACAATATAGCCAAAACCCAGATGAAGGATTTTGGAGGAATGGTTTCCTTTGTAACCAAGGGAAATAATTACGATGAAGCCATTAAAATTGTAGAAAAATTAAAAGTGTTTACCCTAGCAGAATCTCTTGGAGGCGTTGAATCTTTGGCTGGTCATCCCGCTAGTATGACACATGCAAGTATACCAAAAGAGGAACGGGAGAAAACTGGCGTAGTGGATTCTCTTATTCGTTTAAGTGTAGGTATTGAAGATGTGGATGATTTAATTTCAGACTTAAAACAGGCAATCGGTTAATCGAGATAGTAGATGTAACCAAAATTAAGCCAGATCAGCCAATCATTAAATTTATTATAACTCAGTTTGTGGTTGAAACCATCGATCCAATCACTAAAATAATATTGCCATCTTAGGTCGAGCATAAGGTCAGAAAGCACTGTTAGTTTATATCTTACACCAACACTGGCAACAACTGACCATGCATTCTGGGATCCCAAACGTATTGGGTATTCATCACCTGGATCCCACCAATGAGAATATATATTATCTGGATTATAGATATCTAAATCACCATAATCTGTCCAGCCTTGAGGACTACTATTGGTATAATGTGCACCCAAACTAACAAATGGAGCAAATTTGTACATCATCGCCTGAAAGGCTCTAATACTTCTGGGGAAATATTCTAATTGCATACCAACATCGAAATTCTCGGCAACACCGTGATGATCCCTCAATTTTTGTGCATTTGGGCCGGTTCGGCTTGGACTAACAAATTTGCCGATGTGATCGAGTGGTGTGTAATTCCATGAAATTTCAGACCTTACCTTAAAATGGTCGTTCCAGTAGGTGTCTGTAGAGTAACAATTACAATCCGCGCGATAGGCAAAATTTATATAGTGTATAATGCCAATACCTATACCTGAGTTGCCCAAGTTGGTAGGTTCGTTATTGCGTTGACCAAAATCTGAACGAAATTCTACTGGACCAATAATTGCTCCAATTTCATGTGAAAACCCTAATTGAGAGTACCCTCTTGAAAAAACAGAAACGGCAATAATAAGCAGGGCTAATGGTTTCAGTTTAAACCGCATAAGGCGTCATTTAGTTGAGGGCTGTTATCAACAAATATATAAAAACTACCTCAGTCACCAAATTATTGTAATTCAGTACTTCTTGCCGATTTAACAATCTTCATTTTCGGAATTATCATTTAATTGCTAATGTTTTGTGAATTTGAAAAATTTGTGCGTTATAATTTAAAGATAATGTATCTTTGCACCCTGAATTTTACTTCAGATTATTAAATTATCAGATAATGAAAAAAAGCATTGATGCATTCATGGAACTTGTAAAGGAACGAAATGGCAATGAGCCTGAGTTTTTACAAGCCGTTGAGGAGGTTGCTGAGAACCTTATTCCTTACATTGTTCAGCACGATATCTATTATGGTAAAAACATTCTTTTAAGAATGGTTGAACCGGAACGTGTGATTACTTTTAGAGTTTGTTGGGTGGACGATGAAGGCGAGATACAAGTTAATCGTGGGTATAGAATTCAGATGAATTCTGCAATTGGCCCATATAAGGGGGGATTGAGATTCCACCCTTCTGTAAACATGAGTATTCTTAAATTCTTAGCTTTTGAGCAGGTATTTAAGAACAGTCTTACTACACTGCCAATGGGTGGTGGAAAAGGTGGTAGCGATTTCGATCCGAAAGGTAAGAGTGATAACGAGATTATGCGTTTTTGCCACGCCTTTATGTCTGAATTGTTTAGACACATTGGTCCACAAACTGACGTTCCTGCGGGAGATATAGGTGTTGGTGCTAGGGAAATTGGTTTCCTATTTGGTATGTACAAAAAACTGAGAAATGAGTTTTCTGGAGTATTAACTGGTAAGGGGCTATCTTGGGGTGGATCTTTGATAAGACCTGAAGCCACGGGCTATGGTACGGTGTATTTCGCCCAAAGTATGCTTAACACTAAAGGTGAAGACGTTAAAGGAAAAACTGTTGTTATTTCAGGTTCTGGTAATGTTGCACAATATGCAGCAGAAAAAGTATTGCATTTAGGAGGTAAAGTATTAACCCTTTCAGATTCATCTGGTTACATCTTAGACGAAGATGGCATAAATGAAGAGAAGCTGGCCTTTGTAATGGAACTTAAGAATGTGAAACGTGGCAGAATTAGCGAATACGTTGATAAGTATCCATCTGCAAAATTTGTTAAGGGTAAAACACCATGGGAAGTTGCTTGTGCTATTGCCTTACCATGTGCAACCCAAAATGAATTACACGGTGACGATGCCAAAACCCTACTTAAAAATGGTTGTATTTGTGTGAGTGAAGGAGCCAACATGCCTTCCACCAAGGAAGCCATTGAAGAGTTTCACAAGGCAAAAATTTTGTTTGCCCCTGGTAAAGCATCCAATGCTGGTGGAGTTGCAACTTCAGGTTTAGAAATGACGCAGAATTCTTTGCGTTATAACTGGACTAGGGAAGAAGTAGATAATAAACTAAAAGACATAATGGCTAATATTCATGATGCCTGTACCCAATACGGGAAAGAGGAAGATGGCTATATTAATTATGTTAAAGGTGCTAATATTGCTGGTTTTGTGAAAGTCGCTGATGCAATGCTTGCTCAGGGAATCGTTTAGAAACCAACTTTAAA belongs to Aegicerativicinus sediminis and includes:
- a CDS encoding acyl-CoA thioesterase codes for the protein MFLKDFEVRWNDLDANAHLGNVSYVNFMSHTRMAWFKKYGLTLDGMIKNKLGPIIFFEHIYYFREILMDNPIKVSGELRGLSEDGMLFSFDHNFYHAETGKNLAHGEMMGGWIDPELRKLKPLPEPFLEEILNAERSKDFKQLTLKDTRRFGVHPSDLHT
- a CDS encoding DMT family transporter produces the protein MSRTGAIIAAIIVQIIYGLNYTFANDVIDQGYIGPFGFIILRAVGACILFWILELIRPSEKLAPKDFKIVLWAAIFGVAINMLCFFKGLQYTTPIHGSVIMTIVPIVVLVLSAFMLNERLTKVRVAGVVLGFIGALILSIYGKPSQAGDNIPLGNFLIFINAASYSYYLIIIKKLINRYHPYTFIKWLFLMGSFMVVPFGYSELTDVNWGSFNGYIWFAVGFVIVGTTFLTYLLNPLALTKLRASTVSIFVYTQPVIAGAFAIAMGSDTLDVIKVLATMLIFLGVFLVSKPPH
- a CDS encoding arsenate reductase family protein, which translates into the protein MRKIFYLKSCSTCIRILKEWNAPESVSLQNIKSEPLTENQIEELKSLSGSYEALFSRRSTLYKTLNLKEKNLTETDYKYYLLDHYTVLKRPVLVLDDKIFIGNQKEVVAEAKKALHE
- a CDS encoding DinB family protein encodes the protein MDFIFDVCYKNRALLERFLNDLSITQLNQIPEGFNNNIIWNVAHVIATQQILVYEKSQLSTTIPNEIILNFKKGTKPKEFIDSNKIEEIKSMLFMPIDQTINDLKNGKFKLYDSYTVSTGSTLTNVKDALQFNNFHEGIHLGSILAIRKLV
- a CDS encoding cation:proton antiporter, translating into MDYFGIISVLIVLSAIFGYVNAKFLKLPTTIGLMLITIVFTLLIVILSIFDDSLLLREKELISGIDFKTVLLDIMLSFLLFAGALHTNFDQLRVQRWPVLVFATLGVLISTFLVGIFTYYLLMILGMEVAFIYCLLFGALISPTDPISVLGILKKANAPKKLETKIVGESLFNDGVGVVVFLTIFSVASSAAGSADGGVEVSDIALLFVQEVFGGLILGLILGYITYFLMKSIDDYEVEVIITIATVMGGTLLAHELHLSAPLAMVAAGLMVGHDTVRESAMSEMVETYVDKFWELIDVLLNTLLFVLIGMEMLILTFDFNYILAGLISVPLTLAARFLSLWMPIKFFAKRLNFVPKTNLIMTWGGLRGGISIALALSLSNEMHRDLFLVITYIIVVFSIIGQGLTVGPIVKKLTQNYVDEDEPNGLSHH
- a CDS encoding DUF3298 and DUF4163 domain-containing protein, encoding MKKFVKFLLLLTLGFGCSEPEEPLQFEEKSVEINESVTIEVNYPFYIGDSDRANAINSELQNVIANSMNPMDTLKNVSVEEAAKLFKMSFDQFKKDFNDTNQRWEAFIDAEETYRSPEVLSIGINSYVDTGGAHGNTVINILNFNPIDGSVYQKEDLLIANDGLEKIVKQYFLDAIQKKTIKSDLKDYFFGEDFHLPENIGYSDEGVIFLYNTYEASAYHLGITEFEIPFNEISEYLNVQ
- a CDS encoding cystathionine gamma-synthase, with the protein product MKFNTKTIHGGQGHDKAYGAVMPPIYQTSTYAQSTPGGHKGFEYSRTHNPTRQALEKSFASIENGNYGLAFASGLAAIDAVLKLLNPGDEVISTNDLYGGSYRLFTKVYEKFGIKFHFIGMENAGNIEQYITAKTKLIWVETPTNPMMNIIDIKACSDIAKKHSVLLAVDNTFATPYLQQPLDLGADIVMHSATKYLGGHSDVIMGALVVNDKDLAERLSFIQNASGAVPGPQDSFLVLRGIKTLHVRMQRHCENGEVIANYLNGHPKIEKVYWPGFTSHPNHNIAKTQMKDFGGMVSFVTKGNNYDEAIKIVEKLKVFTLAESLGGVESLAGHPASMTHASIPKEEREKTGVVDSLIRLSVGIEDVDDLISDLKQAIG
- a CDS encoding THC0290_0291 family protein; the encoded protein is MRFKLKPLALLIIAVSVFSRGYSQLGFSHEIGAIIGPVEFRSDFGQRNNEPTNLGNSGIGIGIIHYINFAYRADCNCYSTDTYWNDHFKVRSEISWNYTPLDHIGKFVSPSRTGPNAQKLRDHHGVAENFDVGMQLEYFPRSIRAFQAMMYKFAPFVSLGAHYTNSSPQGWTDYGDLDIYNPDNIYSHWWDPGDEYPIRLGSQNAWSVVASVGVRYKLTVLSDLMLDLRWQYYFSDWIDGFNHKLSYNKFNDWLIWLNFGYIYYLD
- the gdhA gene encoding NADP-specific glutamate dehydrogenase, with translation MKKSIDAFMELVKERNGNEPEFLQAVEEVAENLIPYIVQHDIYYGKNILLRMVEPERVITFRVCWVDDEGEIQVNRGYRIQMNSAIGPYKGGLRFHPSVNMSILKFLAFEQVFKNSLTTLPMGGGKGGSDFDPKGKSDNEIMRFCHAFMSELFRHIGPQTDVPAGDIGVGAREIGFLFGMYKKLRNEFSGVLTGKGLSWGGSLIRPEATGYGTVYFAQSMLNTKGEDVKGKTVVISGSGNVAQYAAEKVLHLGGKVLTLSDSSGYILDEDGINEEKLAFVMELKNVKRGRISEYVDKYPSAKFVKGKTPWEVACAIALPCATQNELHGDDAKTLLKNGCICVSEGANMPSTKEAIEEFHKAKILFAPGKASNAGGVATSGLEMTQNSLRYNWTREEVDNKLKDIMANIHDACTQYGKEEDGYINYVKGANIAGFVKVADAMLAQGIV